A window from Canis lupus familiaris isolate Mischka breed German Shepherd chromosome 18, alternate assembly UU_Cfam_GSD_1.0, whole genome shotgun sequence encodes these proteins:
- the EIF1AD gene encoding probable RNA-binding protein EIF1AD, with protein sequence MSQATKRKHVVKEVLGEHMVPSDQQQIVRVLRTPGNNLHEVETAQGQRFLVSMPSKYRKNIWIKRGDFLIVDPIEEGEKVKAEISFVLCKDHVRSLQKEGLWPEAFSEVAEKHNNNRNRQTQPELPAEPQSSGEESSSEDDSDLFVNTNRRQYYESEEESEEEEAA encoded by the exons ATGTCTCAGGCCACCAAGAGGAAGCATGTGGTGAAGGAGGTGCTGGGGGAGCACATGGTGCCCTCTGACCAGCAGCAGATTGTGAGG GTACTCAGGACCCCAGGGAACAATCTGCATGAAGTGGAGACAGCCCAGGGGCAGCGCTTCCTGGTGAGCATGCCCTCCAAATACCGTAAGAACATCTGGATCAAGAGAG GGGACTTCCTCATTGTTGACCCTattgaagagggagagaaagtgaaggCTGAGATCTCCTTTGTGCTCTGCAAAGACCATGTACGCTCTCTACAGAAGGAAGGGCTCTG GCCTGAGGCCTTTTCAGAAGTGGCTGAGAAGCACAACAACAACAGGAACAG ACAGACTCAGCCAGAACTCCCTGCAGAGCCACAGTCATCAGGAGAAGAATCCAGCTCTGAAGATGATTCTGATCTCTTTGTTAACACCAACCGCAGACAATATTATGAGAGCGAGGAGGAGAGCgaagaggaggaggcagcctGA
- the BANF1 gene encoding barrier-to-autointegration factor produces the protein MTTSQKHRDFVAEPMGEKPVGSLAGIGEVLGKKLEERGFDKAYVVLGQFLVLKKDEDLFREWLKDTCGANAKQSRDCFGCLREWCDAFL, from the exons ATGACAACCTCCCAAAAGCACCGAGACTTCGTGGCGGAGCCCATGGGGGAAAAGccagtggggagcctggctgggatTGGTGAAGTCTTGGGCAAGAAGCTGGAGGAAAGGGGCTTTGACAAG GCCTATGTGGTCCTTGGCCAGTTTCTGGTGCTAAAGAAAGATGAAGATCTCTTCCGGGAATGGCTGAAGGACACATGTGGTGCCAATGCTAAGCAGTCCCGGGACTGCTTCGGGTGCCTTCGAGAGTGGTGCGATGCCTTCTTGTGA